The stretch of DNA TTACGGGGTCTTGCGGTCTTCTTCGGGCTCGTGCTCCTCGATGAACTCTTCCACGGCGTCCGTGCCGTACTTCTCGGCCTGGCGCTTGGCGATGAAGCCGCGGGCGACCTCGATGCCGATGGGGATCACCGAGACCAGCACGATGACGACGAAGATGATGTCCAGGTTTTCGCGCACCCACGGCACCTTGTCGCCGAGAAGGTAGCCCAGCAGGGTGACGCCGCCGCCCCAGAGCACGGCGCCGATGACGTTGTACAGGAAGAACTTGCGCTTATCCATCCGGGCGACGCCCACGATCACCGGGACGAACGTCCGGATGATGGGGACGAATCGGGCCAGGACCAGTGCCTTGCCGCCGTGCTTTTCGAAGAAGGCGTGCGCGCTGTCGACGTTCTCGCGCTTGAAGAGCTTGGAATCGGGCCGGTTGAAGATGGCCGGACCGGCCTTGGCGCCGATCAGGTAGCCGGCCTGGTTGCCCACGATCGCCGCGGCGATGATCAGGGCCGCGAACGCCCAGATGTTGAACTTGATGGTGTCCGTCGCGACGAGGAGTCCGGCCGTGAACAGCATGGAGTCGCCCGGCAGGAAAAACCCGATGAGCAGGCCCGTTTCGGCGAAAATGATGCCGCAGACCAGCAGCACAACCCAGGGCGCAAGCGCCGGGTCGGCCAGGAAGACCTGGGGGTTGAGCCAGTCGGGGAGGAGGGAGGACAGGCGTGGCTGCACC from Arthrobacter sp. B3I9 encodes:
- a CDS encoding VTT domain-containing protein; amino-acid sequence: MSDFAVSTIGGVGPVQPRLSSLLPDWLNPQVFLADPALAPWVVLLVCGIIFAETGLLIGFFLPGDSMLFTAGLLVATDTIKFNIWAFAALIIAAAIVGNQAGYLIGAKAGPAIFNRPDSKLFKRENVDSAHAFFEKHGGKALVLARFVPIIRTFVPVIVGVARMDKRKFFLYNVIGAVLWGGGVTLLGYLLGDKVPWVRENLDIIFVVIVLVSVIPIGIEVARGFIAKRQAEKYGTDAVEEFIEEHEPEEDRKTP